A region of the Ptychodera flava strain L36383 chromosome 22, AS_Pfla_20210202, whole genome shotgun sequence genome:
tttctcaggccatgacaggatcaatttttttttcttctctctcacctggtgacaatttttttttctcaaaatcctccataccccccccccagaaatcaaatggttctccccttaggcTTGTGCCGGTCCTGAGGGATTGCGGTTGCATCATAGTGCGAGTTTAtagttgcgtcgctcgtcttgtcgaacacgaaaaaacgatggacgttctctcaacacgctggccgctatgtatcgaaccaaaCGTAACCGTGTAGATATCATATAACGGCGATGACAGAGCGGCTCGGTGCAAGGCCTGCATGTGAGCCCCCTGCCGTACCGCACCTAAGGCAtccatatgttcgcagtgttgctatgaaggacATGGGTTgtaccacagtcgtttggagagctattcagcgctgggtctattcgccccatagacgagtgtgcagaagcgagaaatttctcgcttctgcacactctCGTCTATGGGCGAATAgtccagcgctgaatagctctccaaacgactgtggttgtacgtctcgctcgtgatctgaactgtggactgtctcaaattggctcagttaacttgactctctggaactattcactgttaacctggacgttctttaggtgatattgcacttcacttcatcaagtacggtttcaagtagctctgcttggctgggcccagccaaacagagctaggattcaagatgtcaaagttatcactgaaatgctcaattaatatttcgtcaaacattggagtatgtggtgatcgaaTTCCcggctgttggggattcatcgatcgaaggaaacgtgaaccatgagttttttgaataaattaattgtaatttcgcgcgtttgggttttttttgtgtggcgagtgctcggggttttttttgtttttttctttttttccgtttttcttgtggcgagtgctcatttgttttttctttccacaggcccacgcgtttttttgtatttgctgtgtccatggcattttttatttttttatttttattttattttatttatttatttatttagttttttagtagatgatgtccacttttgtctagagccatcactgccgaattttttctctgattttctctctttctgttaaagcggctggtggttcatattatattttgattatctaCAATACGTTTTTATGAGACgtactgctttttaattttcttaagtacataaataatcttatgtatgcatggcttttttgtctgattcttttataatgattttctgtatgtggttcacattttaatttttgtaatatttttttccgagtggtagtagtggtttttagtgatttcctgtgatttttgtGTACGTACCACTGTAAACATCTTATACTTTTTTCGTAAAATCAGCACtaattgcaccttttacgcgaactattatacgtgtatgtatgtcgataggtatggatgtatgactttttcaaatcgttgaaaattgtttatttcctattacgctttaaagaatattctcaagttaaaatgaagtattaaatgacatttctgtcttttggttttaattatacttttcttacttatttccttccgtaATGAcacctaatttttatttcaatcgagaaagacagtttatttttgcattgaatcgataaatatttttgaaacatttggcgcgccgtactgAGAATCTTCATTCTTACTGTAGGTATATGTATTCCTGAATGGATCACTTCTCCAGAGGACTCGCAGGGCTTCGAGGGAGGGAATGTCACCTTTAAGTGTCATTTTCGACTTTGTCCGGGAAGCACCGCACCTGCCTGGACGCAGATCACGCCAGACAACTTGCCTCAGTTGATCTCTCTTGGCAATCAATCAAATTCACAGCGCTTTTCCATCACTGGCGATCAGAGTATTGGGGAATATAACTTACAGATTAGAAATATAAGCTTGCAGGACGCTCTGAGCAGATGGCAATGTTCACAATTCAGAGCAAATCCACAACATAAACAAGTAACACTTAAAGTAATCGGTAAGTAACTCTTGTGAaactttttgttgttttaacGTCAGTATCTTGTTGCATCTCCTCTTTAAGTTAATTTGGATGTAAGGTCTAACTATGGAGGTTTAAAATCCAGAGTCTAATAAAATGCATTATAGCTGACAAacagtaatttattttaataataAACTTCACATTTACAAAGCGCCAGATCTACGAACTCAATGCTATACAATCCTTAAGAAGAAAGTAAGCTATCGTTTGAATAGAGAAGTCTTTAGAGCATGACGAAAACATGAAAAGGATAAGGAGTACCGGAGATTAACGGGGATAACTATTCAAAGCAGTCTGATCAGGGTAGGAGAATGATCGTTCACCAAAAGATGTTTTGTTCACCCATGGGTTTAGAGAAGTCCGGAGTCAGAATGAGATACTACGGTGTTTTCACTCgggtttgaacccacaacatacggtacAGTCATCTAGCGGGGAAGCAACAGAAACACCCGCTCGGCCAAATTCCCACTCCGAAaatagagtggttcaataaccggctaagttgttacatttttctgactgcgaccgctccaTGCGTTGTAGAATTCAGAAGCTCACACGCTCGCACACTCGATATCACCCATCGCACATCAAAACTTTATACGAGCAATGAAAACATCGCTttactgggcgaaagacagcctatccagagttaccaacccagggtagaaaatacggtgttttcaatcgggttcgaacccacaacatacgtaTTTCCGAGAGATAGGGAATTTCCTTCGAAAAAAGTGGATCGGTAAGTTTATTTTTAAGGCTGGATGGTAGATGGTATGGATAAAAGATGCGGATGACTTGGTGTTGTAACTTTAATGAAATATGGGTTAGCTCGTACGAGACGTGAAGAAATGCAAAGATACCTTTGAGATCCGAAAAGAAAACAGTTGCCTTTCACTGTACATGACAGCCAGTCCTTCTGGAGACAAACGTGCGATAGTTTTCATACAGTGGCCAGTTGGTGACAAATCGAcgcagaaagagagagagagagagagaggagagagaggagagagagagagagagagagaggagagagagagagagagcgagagagaggagaggagagagagagagagatggaaggagggagggagggagggagacgGAACAGATATACTGGGAGACAGCGACAGAGACCGATAGAGACtgaacacagacagacagacaggcagagttATACTTATTTATCATGGTTCCTAATTATTTTATAGAGATATTGAATGGATCCTTCTTGTatttcgaatatgtgatatttgtAAACTCGAGTAATAGATATTtatgtaatattgctctgcattcCCTTCATCGAGCATTTTACCCTCTGAAAAGATACAATcaagttttggtatatatatgagaacacatcgagtatgtttggtacctattactcgagtttaacgcatacacgcgatcgtcagatgggtatatatatatataattatatatatattatatatatagtatatatatatatatatatatatacactatatatatatatatatatatatatatatatatatatatatatatatatatatatatatatatatatatatatatatatatatatatatatatatatatatatagtatgagtTACAAAATAAAGTTGATGAGTTAAAGAATACAATCACTTCTAACCGGACATTGTGTCGGTTAGTGTTCAGGCACTGTTATCTGCCTTACACTTGAATGTGTATAGTAAATTGTTCCAGTGTTTGTAACTAATCAATGGACTTACTCGAAATAGAAATGATAGTCCACTTTTAAAACGGTTTCATCCATTCTTCATTGCAGTACCAACAGAAAAACCAAAAGTCACCAATAGTAGGTATGGAAATACAGGTTATAACGAAGATGACGAAGTCTCAAGAGCAAGATCCCAAGGTACTTTCCAATGGTTTATGAACAATGATCGCGTTACCCTCTTTGTAGAGACACAAATTGACCTAATTGGCGATACTACTTTCAGAAGCCTTTGTTGGGTACATTACGCCTCACAGTAGCTATAACTACTGTTAGTAGCACAGACGTGGCTAATATTTTTTGCCGCACGAATCAAGCCTCCAACAGTGAAAGTCGCCAGTCATCAACTAGCGTATCTAATGTGATTGCTGCGGTTTCCCAACGCGTCTCGAAAGACATGATTTTAGCTTCTGATTAAACTTTCATTAAGAAAGCTTtaaaccattgtctttcaaatcaaaaatattacatcaatgATAAGCGTGCAAAAGTTTGGacaagataaacaaattactcCATTCCATTCCATTGAACTTGAACTTACTCTGGTCCTTCCTGGAAATCAGTACATTTTGACTGAGGGAGCTAACAAGTAtaaatatgaatgaatgaataaataaatttaccATTAGTTGAAAACGGTCTCCATACCTGAATTAACTCTATAGAAa
Encoded here:
- the LOC139122933 gene encoding uncharacterized protein yields the protein MVTSLLIICWAILVGVAASICIPEWITSPEDSQGFEGGNVTFKCHFRLCPGSTAPAWTQITPDNLPQLISLGNQSNSQRFSITGDQSIGEYNLQIRNISLQDALSRWQCSQFRANPQHKQVTLKVIVPTEKPKVTNSRYGNTGYNEDDEVSRARSQGKCETVQLYSLVIGVVVFLAVP